The Sporosarcina ureae genomic sequence ACTACCATATTTCTGATCACCATAAAGCGGGAAGCCTTCTGTTGCCATTTGTACCCGAATTTGGTGTGAACGTCCTGTATGTAGACGTACACTTACTAAACTTTGATCTATTTTGCTATCAAGTACTTGATAATCCAAACTGGCCACTTTCCCTTCCGGATGATTCGGTCTCACACTATACACTTGATTTTTCTGACGATTCTTGTATAAGTAATGCTGAAGAGTAGATTGTCTTTTCTGAGGCACACCACGGAGAATCGCTAAATATCTCCGATCAATGATGCCGCGACGAAGCTGATTGGACAGACGAGATGCCGCTTTGGAAGTTTTAGCAAATACCATCACACCGCCAACAGGACGATCAAGACGATGTACTAAGCCAAGATATACCTTTCCTGGTTTTTGATAACGTCTTTTAATATCCTGCTTTAATATAGTCAATACGTCCAAATCTCCACTCTCATCTTTTTGCACCGGGACATTGACAGGCTTTTCCACGACTAAGAGATGGTTATCTTCATATAGTACAGGTATCTTCATTTAATGGATGCCTCTTTTTTAATACAATCCAATAATGCCTGACAACCTTCGAGCACTAAGTCGTATGTTTCTTGGAAATCACCAGTGAAGTACGGATCTGGAACGTCTTTTTGGTGACTAGTCAAATCCAAAAAACGAAACACACGCTGGTGGTCACGATCACCAAAAATGTTATGTATATTTCGGATGTTTTCTGCGTCCATTCCAATAATATAATCAAATTCCGCTGCATCTTTCATATTCAACTGACGTCCAGCCATCCCCTCTGCCGAAATTTGAAATTCTGCCAGTTTGGATATCGTTCCTTCATGAGGGGCTTTCCCCACATGCCAATTGCTTGTTCCTGCCGAGTCTACTTCGATGTGATTCTCCAAATGTTCAGTATGAATCATCTTACGAAATACTCCTTCAGCCATAGGTGAGCGACAAATATTCCCGAGACAAACGAATAATACACGTATCATACGACTCTCTCCCTTTACTAGTATATTTCTATTCTAGTATACAGCATTCGATAATTTTCTTCATTTTATGTATAATAATCAGCGATAATTCCAAACGTTACGAAATACATGTCTTACACAAGGGAATTAAGTCATAATTAATATTTATTATAACTTTGTGATATACTAGGACTTAAATATCATCACAAAGGGAATGATGTAGGAAAAAGGAGGTCTACCCTATGCAAATTATGTTTGAAGAAACGTGGGATGCTACATTATCAGACCAACAAAAACAGGCTTTTATTTATCAATACGAAACCAAAAGATCTGTTCATGATGAATTTACAGCTACACCTATACTGTTAAAAAGAAAACGCAATGGAGGATTAGTCGCTACTGTATTTTTGCAAAATAATCGTGATGAATTATTATCTATTCGTGAAGCTACAGTATATGTAGTAAATGAACGAGGAGAAACAGCAGCTGAAGAGACTTTTTCATTGTCCCTAGATATTCCATCTTTTACGGCAACACCTTGGTCTTTCGTCTTTTTACCAACTTGTGTCGATTCCACTGAAGAACCTACTGACGGATGGAAGGTCTTCATAAAGTAACACATAAAAAAACAGCCGCTCCATTATGGAACAGCTGTTTTTTCAAGTTAACTCAACATTATGATGAACCTGTTGTACATCTTCTAAATCATCTAGTGCATCAATCATTTTTTCAAACTGTTCCTGCGCTTCTGCATCTAATGAAATTTCATTCTGAGCTATCATGGATAACTCTGCTACAGTAAAGTCCGTAACACCAGCTTGATTAAACGCTTCCTGTACTTCATGGAAATGGGAAGGATCAGCGTATACAACTACTTGCCCATCTGCCTCCTCGATATCGTTGACATCAACGTCGGCTTCCATCAATAATTCTAATACTTCATCTTCTGTTTTGCCTTCAACACCAATAATAGCAGCTGGATCAAACATATAAGCTACAGAACCACTCACGCCCATGTTGCCTCCATTTTTACCAAATGCCGCACGTACTTCTGACGCTGTCCGATTGACGTTATTTGTTAATGCATCCACGATTACCATAGAGCCGTTCGGTCCGAACCCTTCATAACGAAGTTCGTCGAAGTTTTCCTCGCCGCCACCTTTTGCCTTTTCGATTGCACGGTCGATGATCGCTTTAGGTATGCTGTATGTTTTTGCACGTTCGAGTACGAATTTCAATGCTTGATTCGATTCGGGATTTGGATCTCCTGATTTTGCTGCTACATATATTTCACGGCCAAACTTTGCATAGATTCTACTCGTGTTCGCATCTTTAGACGCTTTCTTTTCTTTAATATTATTCCATTTACGGCCCATTGAGTGCACACTCTTTCCTTTAGTTATAATGATTTACTACTATTTAGTATACCAATTGCTTTTTGACATGAAAAGTAAAAAGATAAATAGACGTAGGTAGGAACCTCTACACTTCTAAGAGTTGTCGTGTACTAAAAATTAGTGAGTGTCTGCGCTACTGAGTAGTAATAATGTAGATTGTACTAGCAAAACAAGACTTTTTATACGTTACACAACTAAGAAATCCATTTGACAGAACCACTACGCGGCTGCCCGTCTTACTCACTTTTGGTTGGGGACGTCGCTCGACTGATTGTTAGGTATTGAAATTAGCGAGGGTATGCTTTCTGGACCCGCGCAGGCACGTGGGGGATTGCCTCCAGCCCTGAGCCAGCTGGCGATGGGGCTGCCAGTTGTCTCAGGGCCACGGCCTACCCCGCAGTTGTGCCTGCGCTACTTTGGGGAAAAGAATTAGTTTGTGTTTCTAGCAAAGAGAAAACCAGTGACATGGTGATAGCTATCATGTATTTCTTACTCACTTTTTGTTGGGTACGTCGCTCGACTTATTTTTGGGTACTGAAGTTAGCAAGTGTTCACTTTCTGGACCCGCGCAGGCACTTGGGGGATTGCCTCCAGCCCTGAGCCAGCTGGCGATGGGGCTGCCAGTTGTCTCAGGGCCACGGCCTCCCCCGCAGTTGTGCTTGCGCTACTGTGGGGAAATGAATTAGTTTGTGTTTCTAACAAAAAGAAAAACAGTGACATTGTGATAGCTTTCATGCATTTCTTGCTCACTTTTGTTGGGGACGTCGCTCGACTGATTGTTGGGTACTAAAATTGGTGAGTGTATGCTTTCTGGACCCGCGCAGGCACGTGGGGGATTGCCTCCAGCCCTGAGCCAGCTGGCGATGGGGCTGCCAGTTGTCTCAGGGCCACGGCCTACCCCGCAGTTGTGCCTGCGCTACTGTGGGGAAATGAATTAGTTTGTGTTTCTAACAAAAAGAAAAACAGTGACATTGTGATAGCTTTCATGCATTTCTTGCTCACTTTTGTTGGGGACGTCGCTCGACTGATTGTTGGGTACTAAAATTGGTGAGTGTATGCTTTCTGGACCCGCGCAGGCACGT encodes the following:
- a CDS encoding RluA family pseudouridine synthase, with the protein product MKIPVLYEDNHLLVVEKPVNVPVQKDESGDLDVLTILKQDIKRRYQKPGKVYLGLVHRLDRPVGGVMVFAKTSKAASRLSNQLRRGIIDRRYLAILRGVPQKRQSTLQHYLYKNRQKNQVYSVRPNHPEGKVASLDYQVLDSKIDQSLVSVRLHTGRSHQIRVQMATEGFPLYGDQKYGSAMNKRGEQIALWAHKLEFEHPTTKEMMQFTSEAPRVYPWELYATHDQVYKTYG
- a CDS encoding low molecular weight protein-tyrosine-phosphatase; translation: MIRVLFVCLGNICRSPMAEGVFRKMIHTEHLENHIEVDSAGTSNWHVGKAPHEGTISKLAEFQISAEGMAGRQLNMKDAAEFDYIIGMDAENIRNIHNIFGDRDHQRVFRFLDLTSHQKDVPDPYFTGDFQETYDLVLEGCQALLDCIKKEASIK
- a CDS encoding SLAP domain-containing protein translates to MQIMFEETWDATLSDQQKQAFIYQYETKRSVHDEFTATPILLKRKRNGGLVATVFLQNNRDELLSIREATVYVVNERGETAAEETFSLSLDIPSFTATPWSFVFLPTCVDSTEEPTDGWKVFIK
- a CDS encoding YebC/PmpR family DNA-binding transcriptional regulator; translated protein: MGRKWNNIKEKKASKDANTSRIYAKFGREIYVAAKSGDPNPESNQALKFVLERAKTYSIPKAIIDRAIEKAKGGGEENFDELRYEGFGPNGSMVIVDALTNNVNRTASEVRAAFGKNGGNMGVSGSVAYMFDPAAIIGVEGKTEDEVLELLMEADVDVNDIEEADGQVVVYADPSHFHEVQEAFNQAGVTDFTVAELSMIAQNEISLDAEAQEQFEKMIDALDDLEDVQQVHHNVELT